A genomic segment from Sorangium aterium encodes:
- the thiD gene encoding bifunctional hydroxymethylpyrimidine kinase/phosphomethylpyrimidine kinase, with protein sequence MKGRVLIVAGSDSGGGAGIQADLKAVTALDAFGATAITALTAQNTRGVDAVFPVPPDFIGRQMEVVLDDIGADAIKTGMLHSAEVIDEVARVYERLGRGAPLVVDPVMVAKGGARLLKPEAEGALRARLLPLAALLTPNIPEAEALTGVVIDSVDAMRGAAAQLLAMGPRAVLLKGGHLPGATVVDVLRAAPGPGASGLPEGELLFEDARIETRATHGTGCTLASAIAAGLAQGLALVPSIGRARRYLREAMRSAPGLGQGHGPLNHAHTARPFP encoded by the coding sequence ATGAAAGGACGCGTCCTCATCGTCGCCGGATCCGACTCGGGCGGCGGCGCCGGAATCCAGGCCGATCTCAAGGCAGTCACCGCGCTCGACGCGTTCGGCGCGACAGCGATCACCGCGCTCACCGCCCAGAACACCCGTGGCGTCGACGCCGTGTTCCCGGTGCCTCCCGACTTCATCGGTCGCCAGATGGAGGTGGTGCTCGACGACATCGGCGCGGACGCCATCAAGACCGGGATGCTCCACTCGGCCGAGGTCATCGACGAGGTCGCGCGCGTCTACGAGCGCCTCGGCCGCGGCGCGCCGCTCGTGGTGGACCCCGTGATGGTCGCCAAGGGCGGCGCCCGGCTGCTGAAGCCCGAAGCGGAGGGGGCCCTGCGCGCCCGGCTCCTGCCGCTCGCCGCGCTGCTCACGCCGAACATCCCCGAGGCCGAGGCGCTGACCGGCGTGGTCATCGACAGCGTGGACGCGATGCGCGGCGCCGCCGCGCAGCTGCTCGCCATGGGGCCGCGCGCCGTGCTGCTGAAGGGTGGCCACCTCCCGGGCGCGACGGTCGTCGACGTCCTCCGGGCCGCGCCGGGGCCCGGCGCCTCCGGGCTGCCGGAGGGCGAGTTGCTGTTCGAGGACGCGCGCATCGAGACGCGCGCGACGCACGGCACGGGCTGCACGCTCGCCTCGGCCATCGCCGCTGGCCTCGCCCAGGGCCTCGCCCTCGTCCCGTCGATCGGGCGCGCGCGGCGCTACCTCCGCGAGGCCATGCGCTCCGCGCCGGGGCTCGGCCAGGGCCATGGTCCGCTGAACCACGCCCACACGGCGCGGCCGTTCCCCTGA
- a CDS encoding ABC transporter ATP-binding protein: MRPALCAERLVKRYGGVTAVDGVDLAVHAGEVVGLLGPNGAGKTTTLRMLAGILSPDQGQILVGGVDLAARPLEAKQRLGFLSGDTQLYQRLTPREVLRYFGRLYGMEEAALSRRIDALVADLEMEAFASRPCGTLSTGQKQRANIARAFLHEPQVLILDEPTTALDILSGRFIVASIRRERAAGRAILFSTHIMSEAEYLCDRIALMHEGRVVDAGTLPELLGRSGTTNLTDAFLHHVERSRPSAARDTSERPSAPAQGG; this comes from the coding sequence ATGCGCCCCGCCCTGTGCGCCGAGCGTCTGGTGAAGCGGTACGGCGGCGTCACGGCCGTGGACGGGGTCGATCTCGCCGTGCACGCCGGGGAGGTCGTCGGGCTGCTCGGGCCGAACGGCGCGGGCAAGACGACGACCTTGCGGATGCTCGCCGGCATCCTGTCGCCGGACCAGGGGCAGATCCTTGTCGGCGGCGTCGACCTGGCCGCGAGGCCGCTCGAGGCGAAGCAGCGCCTCGGCTTCCTCTCCGGGGACACGCAGCTCTACCAGCGGCTCACCCCCCGCGAGGTGCTCCGCTACTTCGGTCGGCTGTACGGCATGGAAGAGGCGGCGCTCTCGCGCCGGATCGACGCGCTCGTGGCCGACCTGGAGATGGAGGCGTTCGCGTCGCGGCCGTGCGGCACGCTCTCCACGGGGCAGAAGCAGCGCGCCAACATCGCGCGCGCGTTCCTCCACGAGCCGCAGGTGCTCATCCTCGACGAGCCGACGACCGCGCTCGACATCCTCAGCGGCCGCTTCATCGTCGCGTCGATCCGGCGGGAGCGCGCCGCGGGCAGGGCCATCCTCTTCTCGACGCACATCATGAGCGAGGCCGAGTACCTCTGCGACCGCATCGCCCTCATGCACGAGGGCCGCGTCGTCGACGCCGGCACGCTGCCCGAGCTCCTCGGGCGGTCCGGCACGACGAACCTGACCGACGCCTTCCTCCACCACGTGGAGCGGAGCCGCCCGAGCGCTGCGCGCGATACGTCCGAGCGCCCGAGCGCGCCCGCGCAAGGAGGCTGA